A genomic region of Rhodothermus sp. contains the following coding sequences:
- a CDS encoding AP2 domain-containing protein — translation MSLTNKGSSKKARNIFRIDVQATHGWQVRIQRQNQSYTQFFSDKKYGSPAKAFEAALAYRDRLLQELPPPINPTARLRTPEVRRKAAEAINRSGVIGIGFSVKVTRQGIRRPYVQGYWTDAQGRRRATSRSIEAHGLKGALELVCRKLYEVQGNRGLSVEEMMRRALPQLEKLYRQSQSTR, via the coding sequence ATGTCTTTGACAAACAAAGGTTCTTCAAAAAAGGCGCGCAACATCTTCCGGATTGATGTACAGGCCACCCACGGCTGGCAGGTACGCATTCAACGACAGAATCAGTCCTATACCCAATTTTTTTCCGATAAGAAATACGGTTCTCCTGCCAAAGCCTTCGAAGCAGCCCTGGCCTACCGAGATCGACTGCTGCAGGAGCTGCCACCTCCCATCAACCCCACAGCCCGTCTGCGTACACCTGAAGTGCGCCGCAAAGCTGCCGAGGCGATCAATCGCTCCGGCGTGATCGGCATTGGCTTCAGCGTCAAGGTGACACGCCAGGGCATACGCCGTCCCTATGTGCAGGGGTACTGGACCGACGCCCAGGGCCGCCGTCGCGCTACCAGCCGCAGCATCGAAGCCCATGGCCTGAAAGGCGCACTTGAACTGGTCTGCCGCAAGCTATACGAGGTGCAGGGCAACCGGGGCCTAAGCGTCGAAGAAATGATGCGCCGCGCGCTCCCTCAACTGGAAAAACTCTACCGGCAGAGCCAGTCCACCCGATAA
- a CDS encoding N(4)-(beta-N-acetylglucosaminyl)-L-asparaginase: MAVEKAWQVLRQGGNVLDAVEAGVRVVEADPTVRTVGLGGYPDATGRVTLDASIMEGSGRCGAVAFLEGFMHPVSVARRVMEKSPHVFLVGEGAAAFARAEGFEPVELLTPASRQDWEHWKARQSNSGPPPPNIENTNRIAGEYHDTVALLMVDATGRLAGACSTSGAAFKWRGRVGDSPIIGAGLFVDDEIGAACATGWGEGVIRIAGSHLIVELMRQGDEPEVACRKAVERFRAKSPEDPPLQVGFLALRRDGVVGAYSLQPGFTYVVQSADQEMKRIEAPSLLHR; the protein is encoded by the coding sequence ATGGCTGTCGAGAAGGCCTGGCAGGTGCTTCGTCAAGGAGGAAATGTACTGGATGCGGTGGAGGCAGGGGTGCGGGTGGTCGAAGCCGATCCGACTGTACGAACCGTTGGACTCGGAGGCTATCCGGATGCAACCGGACGCGTTACCCTGGATGCTTCCATTATGGAAGGATCTGGGCGTTGTGGTGCGGTGGCTTTTCTGGAAGGTTTTATGCATCCGGTGTCAGTGGCGCGGCGCGTCATGGAAAAGTCTCCGCACGTTTTTCTGGTGGGCGAAGGTGCTGCGGCGTTTGCCCGGGCGGAAGGGTTTGAACCTGTAGAGCTGCTGACACCAGCCTCTCGGCAGGATTGGGAACACTGGAAGGCTCGGCAGAGCAATTCGGGACCGCCACCTCCCAATATCGAAAACACCAACCGCATTGCAGGGGAATATCACGATACCGTCGCTTTGTTAATGGTAGACGCGACTGGACGTCTGGCCGGGGCCTGCTCTACCAGTGGAGCCGCGTTTAAGTGGCGGGGGCGGGTGGGGGATTCGCCCATTATTGGGGCTGGATTATTTGTAGACGATGAGATCGGGGCCGCCTGTGCTACGGGATGGGGAGAAGGGGTGATTCGTATAGCCGGCTCTCACCTCATTGTGGAATTAATGCGGCAGGGCGACGAACCAGAAGTAGCTTGTCGAAAAGCGGTGGAGCGCTTTCGGGCGAAAAGTCCGGAGGATCCACCGCTCCAGGTTGGCTTTCTGGCTCTACGTCGCGACGGTGTTGTGGGGGCCTACAGCTTGCAGCCAGGGTTTACCTATGTGGTGCAGTCTGCCGATCAGGAGATGAAGCGGATAGAGGCACCCAGCTTGCTACACCGCTGA
- a CDS encoding ATP-dependent Clp protease ATP-binding subunit yields the protein MEGNFSNRVRDVISYSREEAIRLGHDYIGTEHLLLGIIREGEGIAVQILRNLGCDLLKLKKAIEDAVRSTSGPTTVVGNLPLTKQAEKVLKITYLEAKLYKSDVIGTEHLLLSLLRDEENIAAQILQQGFSITYDAVRAELDAILSGKASARSSSSESGSRFSSRYSRAHTKMEKSKTPVLDNFGRDLTKLAEEGKLDPVIGREREIERVAQVLSRRKKNNPVLIGDPGVGKTAIVEGLAMRIVQRKVSRVLYDKRIVSLDLAALVAGTKYRGQFEERMKAVMNELEKNPDVILFIDELHTIVGAGGASGSLDASNMFKPALARGEIQCIGATTLDEYRQYIEKDGALDRRFQKIMVDPSTPEETMEILQKIKDRYEAHHNVRYTDEAIELCVKFSERYITDRFLPDKAIDVMDEAGARVHLKNIRVPKEIVELEEEIERVREEKNRVVKSQRFEEAARLRDREKKLLEELEVAKRAWEERVQHEVHEVTAQDIAEVVAMMTGIPVDKITEPEQKKLLRMEEALKSRVIGQDEAISKLARAIRRTRAGLKDPKRPIGSFIFLGPTGVGKTELAKALTEYLFDSEDALIRIDMSEYMEKFSVSRLIGAPPGYVGYEEGGQLTEKVRRKPYSVVLLDEIEKAHPDVFNILLQVLDDGILTDGLGRRVDFRNTIIIMTSNIGAREIKNLGKGIGFTQSEQPFNYQAMKSTVEDALKRVFNPEFLNRIDDVIVFQPLEKEHVYQIIDLMVSDLLRRAGDLGIQIEFTQAARDFLVEKGYDPQYGARPLRRAIQKYVEDPLAEAILSNEVKEGDLVVIHYDESVKPGELLFETRPAAETEATSPEKPEAAKEGTTE from the coding sequence ATGGAAGGAAACTTCTCCAACAGAGTTCGGGACGTTATTTCCTACAGCCGGGAAGAGGCCATCCGGCTGGGGCACGATTACATCGGAACGGAACACCTGTTGCTCGGCATCATCCGAGAGGGCGAAGGCATTGCCGTGCAGATCCTTCGCAACCTCGGATGTGACCTGTTGAAGTTGAAAAAAGCCATTGAGGATGCGGTGCGCAGCACCAGCGGTCCGACCACGGTCGTAGGGAACCTGCCCCTGACAAAGCAGGCAGAAAAGGTGCTGAAAATAACCTACCTGGAAGCCAAGCTGTACAAGAGCGATGTCATTGGCACGGAACACCTGCTGCTGAGTCTGCTGCGTGATGAGGAAAACATTGCCGCCCAGATTCTACAGCAGGGATTCTCAATTACCTACGATGCGGTGCGGGCCGAGCTGGATGCGATCCTGAGTGGCAAAGCATCAGCCCGGAGTAGTAGTAGCGAAAGCGGCAGTCGCTTTTCATCCAGATACAGTAGAGCGCATACAAAGATGGAAAAGAGCAAAACACCCGTGCTGGACAACTTCGGCCGCGACCTGACCAAGCTGGCCGAAGAGGGGAAGCTGGATCCCGTCATCGGACGGGAGCGGGAGATTGAACGGGTTGCCCAGGTGCTCAGCCGCCGTAAGAAAAATAACCCCGTGTTAATTGGCGATCCCGGGGTAGGTAAGACCGCCATCGTGGAGGGCCTGGCCATGCGCATTGTACAACGCAAGGTCAGCCGCGTCCTCTACGATAAACGCATTGTTTCCCTTGACCTGGCCGCCCTCGTAGCTGGCACGAAGTACCGTGGCCAGTTCGAGGAACGCATGAAGGCGGTGATGAACGAGCTTGAGAAAAACCCGGATGTTATTCTCTTCATCGACGAGCTACATACGATCGTCGGAGCCGGAGGTGCTTCGGGCTCGCTGGATGCCTCCAACATGTTCAAACCAGCACTGGCACGTGGCGAGATTCAGTGCATCGGTGCCACCACGCTGGACGAGTATCGCCAGTACATTGAAAAAGACGGCGCGCTGGACCGCCGCTTCCAGAAAATCATGGTCGATCCTTCCACGCCGGAGGAGACCATGGAAATTCTTCAAAAGATCAAGGATCGCTACGAAGCACATCATAATGTCCGCTATACAGACGAGGCGATCGAACTGTGCGTCAAGTTCTCGGAGCGATATATCACCGACCGGTTCCTCCCGGACAAAGCCATTGATGTCATGGATGAAGCCGGCGCCCGGGTACACTTGAAGAACATCCGGGTACCCAAAGAAATTGTCGAGCTCGAAGAAGAGATCGAACGTGTCCGGGAAGAAAAGAACCGGGTTGTCAAAAGCCAGCGCTTCGAAGAGGCAGCTCGGTTGCGCGACCGGGAGAAGAAGCTGCTCGAAGAGCTGGAAGTAGCCAAGCGTGCCTGGGAAGAACGCGTGCAACATGAAGTCCATGAAGTTACCGCACAGGACATTGCCGAGGTTGTGGCCATGATGACCGGCATCCCGGTCGATAAGATTACCGAGCCGGAGCAGAAAAAGCTGCTCCGGATGGAAGAGGCGCTCAAAAGCCGGGTGATCGGTCAGGACGAGGCCATCTCCAAGTTGGCGCGGGCGATCCGGCGCACACGGGCCGGCCTTAAAGATCCCAAGCGGCCCATCGGCTCCTTCATCTTCCTTGGCCCGACCGGCGTCGGTAAAACCGAGCTGGCTAAGGCGCTGACGGAGTACCTCTTCGACTCTGAAGATGCGCTGATTCGTATCGACATGAGCGAATACATGGAGAAGTTCTCCGTCAGCCGCCTGATCGGTGCACCGCCGGGCTACGTAGGCTACGAAGAAGGCGGTCAGCTCACCGAAAAGGTGCGGCGTAAGCCTTACTCTGTCGTCCTGCTCGACGAAATCGAAAAGGCGCATCCAGATGTGTTCAACATCCTGCTCCAGGTACTGGACGACGGCATCCTGACCGACGGCCTGGGCCGCCGCGTCGACTTCCGCAACACTATCATCATCATGACCTCAAACATCGGGGCACGGGAGATTAAAAACCTGGGCAAGGGCATCGGCTTTACGCAGAGCGAACAGCCCTTCAACTACCAGGCGATGAAATCTACGGTTGAAGATGCCCTCAAGCGTGTCTTTAACCCTGAATTCCTGAACCGAATTGATGATGTAATCGTCTTCCAGCCCCTGGAAAAAGAGCACGTTTACCAGATCATCGACCTGATGGTCTCCGATCTGCTCAGGCGCGCAGGCGATCTCGGTATTCAGATCGAGTTTACGCAGGCAGCCCGGGATTTCCTGGTTGAAAAAGGCTACGATCCGCAGTATGGGGCTCGGCCACTCCGACGGGCCATTCAGAAGTATGTGGAAGACCCGCTGGCTGAAGCCATCCTGAGTAATGAGGTTAAAGAAGGCGATCTGGTTGTGATCCACTACGACGAATCGGTCAAGCCCGGTGAGCTCCTTTTTGAAACCCGCCCGGCTGCCGAGACGGAAGCGACATCGCCTGAGAAACCCGAAGCCGCGAAGGAAGGCACAACTGAATAA
- a CDS encoding iron-sulfur cluster assembly accessory protein: MGNATLQCPIRLTPRAAQEIRKIMQTKQIPEGYALRVGVRGGGCSGMSYLLGFDRKREYDLEFEVEGIPIYMDRRHGLYLMGTTIDYHDGLNARGFVFNNPNATQTCGCGSSFAV; this comes from the coding sequence ATGGGCAACGCGACATTGCAGTGTCCTATTCGGCTTACACCCCGCGCCGCTCAGGAAATCCGAAAAATCATGCAGACTAAGCAGATTCCGGAAGGATATGCGCTGCGTGTGGGCGTGCGCGGAGGAGGATGCTCAGGCATGAGCTATTTGCTCGGTTTTGATCGCAAACGCGAATACGACCTGGAATTTGAAGTCGAGGGTATTCCCATTTACATGGATCGTCGCCACGGCCTATATTTGATGGGGACCACCATCGACTATCACGATGGGCTGAACGCTCGGGGGTTTGTTTTCAACAATCCCAATGCTACCCAGACCTGCGGCTGCGGCTCAAGTTTTGCGGTCTGA